A genomic window from Enoplosus armatus isolate fEnoArm2 chromosome 18, fEnoArm2.hap1, whole genome shotgun sequence includes:
- the fbxw5 gene encoding F-box/WD repeat-containing protein 5 has protein sequence MECGPVLPDSLVLEIFLHLPHDAVLRAGLTCRQWLAVSRDEFLWRELFYSYYHIPRSVPRHPAAVSWYREFRRLFDCIPCVEVQTLRDHSDQVLHLAFSHRGHRFSSCSKDCTVKLWDTERLDGNISLVHSSSMRQFNWGYTQFSQFNADDTLLLVSGVYLGPHHSSSGEIAVISLENYTLLSRVRNKPYDVFGCWLNETHLISGNLHWIGNMTSCSVLWLNKAFQDVESENVNVVKRLFKIQNVNASTIRTVMVAHCRRHDNPDLLLDYEAQSQARRQKGQQQQHQPLLFDLGTSGSEEEDEEVEGEREVRCQGLPSARLPQPTISGLEHIRQSRKNVGPMELEIESQVAKMMGRAHTKAPDSSLMEPSEPGEGEDKTYLLFTTGSLTYSPHQIGIKRIKPDQMTTCGPVLGEERSSDEFFDSLDHVIDIHGHIIGMGLSPDHRYLYVNSRAWPAGCVISDPMSPPPIAEEIDLHVIDLKSLREERRSLRAHRAFTPNDECFFIFLDVSRDFVASGAEDKHGYIWDRHYNICLARLAHDDVVNSVAFSPADQELLLSASDDSTIKVWRSPRMVRLAQSPARPPRPRSLLPSWLSRNKNSAPSSSVNGKP, from the exons ATGGAGTGTGGCCCAGTTCTGCCGGACAGCCTGGTGTTGGAGATCTTCCTGCATTTGCCCCATGATGCAGTGCTGAGAGCTGGTCTGACCTGCAGACAGTGGCTGGCTGTCTCCAGAGATGAGTTCCTTTGGAGGGAGCTGTTCTACAGCTACTACCACATACCACGCTCTGTACCCAGACACCCAG CGGCAGTGTCGTGGTACAGGGAGTTCAGGCGTCTGTTTGACTGCATCCCCTGTGTGGAGGTTCAGACGCTGAGAGATCACAGTGACCAGGTCCTCCACCTGGCTTTCTCTCATAGGGGTCACcgcttctcctcctgctccaaaGACTGCACTGTTAAG CTATGGGACACTGAGCGGCTAGATGGTAATATCTCGCTGGTGCACAGCTCCAGCATGCGGCAGTTTAACTGGGGCTACACCCAGTTCTCCCAGTTCAACGCTGACGACACATTGCTGCTCGTGTCCGGCGTTTACCTGGGCCCACACCACTCCTCATCTGGGGAAATCGCTGTCATCAGTCTTG AAAATTACACGCTGTTGTCGCGTGTGAGGAACAAGCCGTACGATGTGTTTGGCTGCTGGCTGAACGAGACCCACCTGATCTCTGGGAACCTGCACTGGATAGGCAACATGACGTCCTGCTCTGTGCTCTGGCTCAATAAAGCCTTCCAG GATGTTGAATCAGAGAACGTCAACGTAGTCAAGCGCCTCTTTAAGATCCAGAATGTCAATGCCAGCACCATCCGCACAGTGATGGTGGCCCACTGCCGTCGGCACGACAACCCGGACTTGCTGCTGGACTACGAGGCCCAGTCTCAGGCTCGAAGGCAGaaagggcagcagcagcagcaccagcccCTCCTCTTTGACTTGGGAACCTCCGGCAGCgaggaagaagacgaggaaGTGGAGGGCGAGAGGGAGGTGAGGTGTCAGGGCCTCCCCTCTGCCCGCCTTCCTCAGCCCACCATCTCAGGCCTGGAGCACATTAGACAG AGTCGTAAAAATGTAGGACCCATGGAGCTGGAGATTGAGAGCCAGGTGGCTAAGATGATGGGCAGAGCCCACACGAAGGCCCCTGACTCCAGCCTAATGGAGCCCTCTGAGCCCGGGGAGGGAGAGGACAAAACCTACTTACTCTTCACTACTGGCAGCCTTACATACTCCCCTCATCAGATAG GTATTAAGCGGATCAAGCCGGACCAGATGACCACTTGTGGTCCTGTACTCGGGGAAGAGCGGAGTTCAGATGAGTTTTTCGATTCCCTGGACCACGTTATTGATATCCATGGACACATCATTGGTATGGGCCTTTCTCCAGACCACAG GTACCTTTACGTGAATAGCCGGGCTTGGCCAGCCGGGTGTGTGATCTCGGACCCCATGTCTCCTCCTCCCATTGCCGAGGAGATAGACCTGCATGTGATCGATCTGAAGAGtttgagggaggagagaaggagtcTGCGCGCTCACCGAGCCTTCACGCCAAACGACGAGTGCTTCTTTATCTTCCTTGACGTCAGCAGGGACTTTGTTGCCAG TGGAGCAGAGGACAAGCACGGCTACATCTGGGACCGTCACTACAACATCTGTCTGGCACGTCTGGCACACGACGATGTGGTGAACTCTGTGGCATTCAGCCCCGCTGACCAGGAGCTACTGCTGTCCGCCAGCGATGACTCTACCATTAAGGTGTGGCGCTCACCGCGCATGGTCCGCCTGGCGCAGTCCCCCGCCCGGCCGCCGAGGCCCCGCAGCCTCCTGCCGTCCTGGCTGAGCCGAAACAAGAACTCAGCGCCTTCCAGCAGTGTCAATGGAAAACCATGA